A genomic window from Sorex araneus isolate mSorAra2 chromosome 2, mSorAra2.pri, whole genome shotgun sequence includes:
- the YIPF2 gene encoding protein YIPF2, which produces MAAADQLVFREFEEATIVLAEPTDEVVSGPSVLLAPQGHVTVTVDSGGGSYGVEDEEGDKVALLQEEKPEAGFWTFDFYQSFFDVDTSQVLDRIKGSLLPWPGQNFVRHRLRNRPDLYGPFWICATLAFVLAASGNLTLVLAQRRDPSIHYSPQFHKVTVAGVTIYCYAWLVPLALWGVLRWRQGVQERMGGYTFLETVCLYSYSLSAFVPTVVLWLIPVPWLQWLFGALALALSTAGLVFTLWPVVREDTRLAAALLLTSVILLHTLLAVGCKYYFFEPLPPEQKAMPSAVPSAAQLPTILPTPHGI; this is translated from the exons ATGGCAGCGGCAGACCAGCTGGTCTTCCGCG AGTTCGAGGAAGCCACAATTGTGCTGGCTGAGCCCACAGATGAGGTGGTCAGTGGCCCCAGCGTCCTCCTGGCCCCCCAGGGGCACGTGACTGTCACTGTGGACTCGGGAGGTGGCAGCTATGGAGTTGAGGACGAGGAAGGCGACAAGGTGGCG CTCCTGCAGGAGGAGAAGCCTGAGGCGGGATTCTGGACCTTTGACTTCTATCAGAGCTTCTTTGACGTGGACACCTCGCAG GTTCTGGACCGCATCAAAGGCTCCTTGCTGCCCTGGCCTGGCCAGAACTTCGTGCGTCACCGGCTGCGGAATCGGCCCGACCTGTATG gccccttcTGGATTTGTGCCACCCTGGCCTTTGTCCTGGCGGCCAGCGGGAACCTGACCCTGGTGCTGGCGCAGCGCAGGGATCCCAGCATCCACTACAGCCCCCAGTTCCACAAAG tGACCGTGGCCGGCGTGACCATCTATTGCTATGCATGGCTGGTGCCGCTGGCGCTGTGGGGCGTCCTGCGCTGGCGTCAGGGCGTGCAGGAGCGCATGGGGGGCTACACCTTCCTGGAGACTGTCTGCCTCTACAGCTACTCGCTCTCGGCCTTCGTGCCCACTGTG GTGCTGTGGCTCATCCCGGTGCCATGGCTGCAGTGGCTCTTTGGGGCGCTGGCGCTGGCGCTGTCTACGGCGGGCCTGGTCTTCACGCTCTGGCCCGTGGTGCGCGAGGACACGCGCCTGGCAGCCGCGCTGCTCCTGACCTCAGTCATACTCCTGCATACGCTGCTGGCCGTGGGCTGCAAG TATTACTTCTTCGAGCCGCTGCCCCCGGAGCAGAAGGCCATGCCCTCCGCTGTGCCCTCCGCAGCGCAGCTGCCAACCATTCTGCCGACACCCCATGGCATCTAG
- the TIMM29 gene encoding mitochondrial import inner membrane translocase subunit Tim29 codes for MATGAFKRFWSRGPDEAGDAAPARKPGAWARLGIWARALLRDYAEACSDTVAAARARPGRATVYVGLLGGVAACFALAPGEAAFEEALLDASGSLLLLAPATRNQDSETFVQRLLWLRGRGRLRHVNLGVCSLVYEAPCDAQASLYQARCRYLQPRWSDFPRRVLDVGFAGRWWVLDARMRDCDINDSEFLHLPAHLRVIGPHQLHSETNERLFDEKYKAVVLSDDQVDQALWEEQVLQKERRDRMVLSQAELLVQEESER; via the exons ATGGCGACAGGCGCTTTTAAGAGGTTTTGGTCCCGAGGCCCCGACGAGGCGGGGGACGCGGCGCCGGCGAGGAAGCCGGGCGCGTGGGCGCGTCTGG GCATCTGGGCTCGGGCGCTGCTGCGGGACTACGCCGAGGCGTGCAGCGACACGGTGGCGGCGGCGCGGGCCCGGCCGGGGCGGGCGACCGTGTACGTAGGGCTGCTGGGCGGCGTGGCGGCGTGCTTTGCGCTGGCGCCGGGCGAGGCGGCCTTCGAGGAGGCGCTGCTCGACGCGTCGGGgtcgctgctgctgctggcgccGGCTACGCGCAACCAGGACTCGGAGACATTCGTGCAACGGCTGCTGTGGCTGCGGGGCCGTGGGCGCCTGCGGCACGTCAACCTGGGCGTGTGCTCGCTGGTGTACGAGGCACCGTGTGATGCCCAGGCCAGCCTCTACCAGGCCCGCTGCCGCTACCTGCAGCCCCGCTGGAGCGATTTCCCCAGGCGGGTGCTGGACGTGGGCTTCGCGGGCCGCTGGTGGGTGCTGGACGCCCGCATGCGCGACTGCGACATCAACGACAGCGAGTTCCTGCACCTGCCCGCGCACTTGCGCGTCATTGGGCCGCACCAGCTACACTCCGAGACCAACGAGCGGCTCTTCGACGAGAAGTACAAGGCTGTGGTGCTCTCCGACGACCAGGTGGACCAGGCGCTGTGGGAGGAGCAGGTGCTGCAGAAAGAGAGGAGGGACAGAATGGTCCTGAGTCAGGCTGAGTTGCTGGTGCAGGAGGAGAGCGAGAGATGA